In Bos indicus isolate NIAB-ARS_2022 breed Sahiwal x Tharparkar chromosome 19, NIAB-ARS_B.indTharparkar_mat_pri_1.0, whole genome shotgun sequence, the following proteins share a genomic window:
- the FBXO39 gene encoding F-box only protein 39, with translation MDEEDQLIQPQDQSCWATLPDVCLRRVFWWLGDRDRSRAALVCRKWNQMMYSADLWRYRTITFSGRPSRVHASEFESALWYVKKFGRYLEHLEIKFLNPYNAVLTKKFQVTMRGLLSCLGKSNNRLKSLSIQHLELDRLVWRNSIRSSFMKSLSFFLKKMGKHLNYLSLKGARLTTEQGCHILNALSYLRNESTVTELNIEDCFSHHLAVYSSPQFNKTMATFRNLVSLTLNYNCISDELLENLCDNNTGTLRTMNIKCHIHDPHGQVIWGMSWAKLARHATSLKVNFFFERVMKYERLARILLQEIPIRSISLRSCYFSDPDWSMRPTLTDLLPTFRHTLQKLTFEFNNNHESLDEELHLLILSCRKLFYFKIWAFLDVKFVERILKSREEGQCALRTLKVRIYTNRYETNEEDRTLREIYRKYRKLIDSELNYFVIAYPMM, from the exons ATGGACGAAGAAGACCAACTGATCCAGCCTCAAGACCAGAGCTGCTGGGCCACCCTGCCCGATGTGTGCCTGCGTCGTGTCTTCTGGTGGCTGGGAGACAGGGACAGGTCCAGAGCGGCCCTTGTCTGCAGGAAGTGGAACCAGATGATGTATTCAGCTGACCTCTGGCGATACAGGACCATCACGTTCAGTGGGAGACCTTCCAGGGTACATGCGTCCGAATTCGAGTCAGCCCTTTGGTATGTTAAGAAATTTGGTCGTTACCTGGAGCACCTGGAGATCAAATTCCTGAATCCTTACAACGCTGTCCTGACCAAGAAGTTCCAGGTCACCATGCGAGGCCTCCTCTCATGTCTGGGCAAGAGTAACAACCGTCTGAAATCTCTCTCCATCCAGCATCTCGAGTTGGACCGCCTGGTCTGGAGGAACAGCATCAGGAGCTCATTCATGAAAAGCTTGAGCTTCTTCTTGAAGAAGATGGGCAAACACCTGAACTATCTCAGCCTGAAGGGGGCCAGGCTCACCACGGAACAAGGCTGCCACATCCTCAACGCCCTGAGCTACTTACGGAACGAGAGCACGGTGACGGAGCTCAACATCGAGGACTGTTTCAGCCACCACCTTGCCGTCTACAGCAGTCCCCAGTTCAACAAGACCATGGCCACGTTCCGCAACCTGGTGTCCCTGACTCTCAACTACAACTGCATCTCTGACGAGCTGCTGGAGAACCTGTGCGACAACAACACCGGCACCCTCCGGACCATGAACATCAAGTGCCACATTCATGACCCCCACGGGCAGGTCATCTGGGGTATGTCTTGGGCCAAGCTGGCCAGGCACGCCACCAGCCTGAAGGTCAACTTCTTCTTTGAGCGGGTCATGAAGTACGAGCGCTTGGCCCGGATCCTGTTGCAGGAGATCCCCATCAGGAGCATCAGTCTGAGAAGCTGCTATTTCAGCGACCCTGACTGGTCCATGAGACCCACCCTGACGGATCTCCTGCCCACCTTTCGGCACACTCTGCAG AAACTAACTTTTGAATTCAACAACAACCATGAGTCTCTGGATGAAGAGCTGCACCTCCTCATCTTATCCTGCAGGAAgttgttttatttcaaaatctgGGCTTTCCTGGATGTTAAGTTTGTGGAGCGGATCCTAAAGAGCCGGGAGGAAGGGCAATGTGCCCTGCGCACACTCAAG GTGAGAATTTATACAAACAGATATGAGACGAATGAAGAGGACAGGACACTGCGGGAAATTTACAGGAAGTACAGAAAGCTGATCGATTCAGAGCTTAACTATTTTGTCATCGCTTACCCCATGATGTAA